The Streptomyces sp. NBC_00691 genome has a segment encoding these proteins:
- a CDS encoding TetR/AcrR family transcriptional regulator, whose protein sequence is MATNAKERLLSAAERLFYEEGIRAVGIERILSESGVGRASFYRHFPSKDDVVVEVLRRRDGMWRAWLDGRIAASGRSPEELPLALFDGLAERFAAASFRGCAFINTMVETADPDSPAHHVAAEHKEKVIAVLDRLLTEGGYHDHEALARQLALLGDGAIVTALREGTPEAAVRARSVAEVLLRTAERETARV, encoded by the coding sequence ATGGCCACGAACGCGAAAGAGCGGCTCCTCAGCGCGGCGGAGCGTCTGTTCTACGAAGAGGGGATCCGGGCCGTCGGCATCGAGCGGATCCTGTCCGAGTCCGGAGTAGGCCGCGCCTCCTTCTACCGCCATTTCCCCAGCAAGGACGATGTCGTCGTCGAGGTCCTGCGGCGCCGGGACGGCATGTGGCGCGCCTGGCTCGACGGCAGGATCGCGGCGAGCGGGCGCTCCCCCGAGGAGCTGCCGCTGGCGCTCTTCGACGGCCTCGCGGAACGCTTCGCCGCGGCCTCGTTCCGGGGCTGCGCCTTCATCAACACGATGGTCGAGACGGCCGATCCGGACAGCCCGGCCCACCATGTGGCGGCCGAGCACAAGGAGAAGGTCATCGCGGTCCTCGACCGGCTGCTCACCGAGGGCGGCTACCACGACCACGAGGCCCTGGCCCGCCAGCTGGCCCTGCTCGGCGACGGAGCCATCGTGACGGCCCTCCGCGAAGGCACACCGGAGGCGGCGGTACGGGCCAGGAGCGTGGCGGAGGTCCTGCTGAGGACGGCGGAGCGGGAGACGGCGCGGGTCTAG
- a CDS encoding FAD/NAD(P)-binding protein — MTTNAPPPLAPGDLGAFVQESAAAGELVVQPRMGMVAPEVMAGGVAAVAALPERTVATLTIDSYTRVGDHAAATAALRAGRPLNGFPLVSHGPKTTARVAAAAGRATPVQVRHGSADPLAIFRTMAAAGLAASEGGPVSYCLPYGRTPLAESVAAWRDSVQFLTEESRAHGRRAHLESFGGCLLGQLCPPSLLVAVSLLECLFFAANGATSVSLSYAQQTHPAQDTGALTALRLLADEFLPPSVDRHIVLYTYMGVYPRTVPGARLLLRRSAELAVRGGAQRLIVKTETEAHRIPTVEENLTALRIAADAARSAPRRGTHHAARSAAEADAEETLVEARALVTTVLGLSDDLGVALLKAFDRGLLDVPFCLHPDNRGAVRSTVAPDGRLQWTDLGALPLLTTSRRTIPMTSRQLSGMLGRVAREHDQAAAAHPPPDPVPRDTPVPSAKPLRIAFVGMGPRGLSVLERLAARCAETPPARPVEVFAVDPYEAGAGRIWRTDQSPWFLMNTPAQEVTMFSGPADDGPHRPGAGPSLGEWWAADDPAGAEPEGYAPRAVYGRYLAHVMRRIEENLPPSLTVHRVPARVICADRGRGDGGTDGATHRLRLDRGDVLTVDRVVLATGHPVNELDAGQRDWTRFAREHSTPARPVRYIAGGSASEMPLAAIPAGASVGILGMGLTFYDILTELTLGRGGTFTEGCDGLLYLPSGKEPRILAGSRGGVPLLTRGANQKSPEHRYHARLFTAERMAAVRAEEAPLDFEESVLPWLLAEVNLVLLATRIRQVHGPEAADEFTERGAQALADRPDPRPDLRVLERLAAGYRVDARPIAGLDALARPFGSRRFGSPAEYHKVLTEWLRADLFEARQGNAEGPLKAAADVLRDVRQTIRTVVDFGGLTPASHRWFLAEFGPVAAMVSTGPPPLRSEQFLALLAAGVLEPVGPGARFGADPVEGRFVVESTQVENSWVPLDVVVDARVPGTDLAADRDPLIRCLMADGEIRTFTNAADGAEEFATGGLDCTDSPFHPVRVDGSVDTSTHVLGIPSEFTRWFTQVGSGRPGRWGSFTRDADAIAEALVGAAGVAEGDRSGRPVTGSAVLGGIG; from the coding sequence TTGACGACCAACGCCCCGCCCCCGCTCGCCCCCGGCGATCTCGGCGCCTTCGTCCAGGAGTCGGCCGCGGCCGGTGAACTGGTCGTCCAGCCCCGGATGGGGATGGTCGCGCCGGAGGTGATGGCCGGCGGAGTCGCCGCCGTCGCCGCGCTCCCCGAAAGGACCGTCGCCACCCTCACCATCGACAGCTACACCCGCGTCGGCGACCACGCCGCCGCCACCGCCGCCCTGCGCGCCGGCCGGCCCCTCAACGGGTTCCCGCTGGTCAGCCACGGCCCCAAGACCACCGCACGGGTCGCCGCGGCGGCCGGACGCGCCACCCCGGTCCAGGTCCGGCACGGCTCCGCCGACCCGCTGGCCATCTTCCGCACCATGGCCGCGGCCGGGCTCGCCGCCTCCGAGGGCGGCCCCGTCTCGTACTGCCTGCCCTACGGGCGTACCCCGCTCGCCGAATCCGTCGCCGCCTGGCGCGACTCCGTCCAGTTCCTCACCGAGGAGAGCCGCGCGCACGGCCGCCGGGCCCACCTCGAATCCTTCGGCGGCTGCCTCCTCGGCCAGCTCTGCCCGCCGTCGCTGCTCGTCGCCGTCTCGCTCCTGGAGTGCCTGTTCTTCGCGGCCAACGGCGCCACCAGCGTCTCCCTCAGCTACGCCCAGCAGACCCATCCCGCCCAGGACACCGGTGCGCTCACCGCGCTGCGGCTGCTCGCCGACGAGTTCCTGCCACCGTCCGTCGACCGCCACATCGTGCTCTACACGTACATGGGCGTCTATCCGAGGACCGTGCCCGGCGCGAGGCTGCTGCTCCGCCGCAGCGCCGAACTCGCCGTCAGGGGCGGGGCGCAGCGCCTGATCGTCAAGACCGAGACCGAGGCGCACCGCATCCCGACGGTCGAGGAGAACCTGACCGCCCTGCGGATCGCCGCCGACGCCGCCCGCTCCGCGCCCCGGCGCGGCACGCACCACGCCGCCAGGTCCGCCGCCGAGGCCGACGCCGAGGAGACCCTCGTCGAGGCGCGCGCCCTGGTCACCACCGTCCTCGGGCTCTCGGACGACCTGGGCGTCGCCCTGCTCAAGGCCTTCGACCGCGGCCTGCTCGACGTGCCGTTCTGCCTGCACCCCGACAACCGGGGAGCCGTCCGGTCCACCGTCGCACCGGACGGACGCCTGCAGTGGACGGACCTGGGCGCGCTGCCGCTGCTCACCACCAGCAGGAGGACCATTCCGATGACCTCACGCCAGCTCTCCGGCATGCTCGGCCGGGTCGCCCGTGAGCACGACCAGGCCGCGGCCGCCCATCCGCCGCCGGACCCGGTGCCGCGGGACACCCCGGTGCCGTCCGCGAAGCCCCTGCGGATCGCGTTCGTCGGCATGGGCCCGCGCGGCCTCTCCGTACTGGAGCGGCTCGCGGCCCGCTGCGCCGAGACGCCGCCCGCCCGGCCGGTCGAGGTCTTCGCGGTGGATCCGTACGAGGCGGGGGCCGGGCGGATCTGGCGGACGGACCAGTCGCCGTGGTTCCTGATGAACACCCCGGCGCAGGAGGTCACCATGTTCTCGGGGCCGGCCGACGACGGGCCGCACCGGCCCGGCGCCGGACCCTCCCTCGGCGAGTGGTGGGCCGCGGACGACCCGGCGGGAGCGGAGCCCGAGGGCTACGCGCCCCGTGCCGTCTACGGCCGCTACCTCGCCCATGTCATGCGGCGGATCGAGGAGAACCTGCCGCCGTCCCTCACCGTCCACCGGGTCCCCGCTCGGGTGATCTGCGCGGACCGGGGCCGCGGCGACGGAGGCACCGACGGGGCCACCCACCGGCTCAGGCTCGACCGCGGTGACGTCCTCACCGTCGACCGGGTGGTCCTCGCCACCGGCCACCCCGTCAACGAGCTCGACGCGGGCCAGCGCGACTGGACGCGGTTCGCCCGCGAACACAGCACACCCGCCCGTCCCGTCCGCTACATCGCGGGCGGCTCGGCGAGCGAGATGCCGCTCGCCGCGATCCCCGCGGGCGCGAGCGTCGGCATCCTCGGCATGGGGCTCACCTTCTACGACATCCTCACCGAGCTCACCCTGGGGCGCGGCGGCACCTTCACCGAGGGCTGCGACGGGCTGCTCTACCTGCCCAGCGGCAAGGAGCCCCGGATCCTGGCGGGCTCGCGAGGAGGAGTGCCCCTGCTCACCCGGGGAGCCAATCAGAAGAGCCCCGAACACCGCTACCACGCACGGCTGTTCACCGCCGAACGGATGGCCGCGGTCCGGGCGGAGGAGGCCCCGCTCGACTTCGAGGAGTCGGTCCTGCCGTGGCTGCTCGCCGAGGTCAATCTGGTCCTCCTCGCCACCCGGATCCGCCAGGTCCACGGCCCCGAGGCCGCCGACGAGTTCACCGAGCGCGGCGCGCAGGCCCTCGCCGACCGGCCCGACCCCCGGCCCGACCTCAGGGTCCTGGAACGCCTCGCCGCGGGCTACCGCGTCGACGCCCGGCCGATCGCCGGACTCGACGCCCTCGCCCGGCCCTTCGGCAGCCGGCGCTTCGGCTCCCCGGCCGAGTACCACAAGGTGCTCACCGAGTGGCTGCGCGCCGACCTCTTCGAGGCGCGCCAGGGCAATGCCGAGGGGCCCCTGAAGGCGGCCGCCGACGTCCTCCGGGACGTCCGGCAGACGATCCGTACCGTCGTCGACTTCGGTGGGCTCACCCCGGCCTCGCACCGCTGGTTCCTCGCCGAGTTCGGTCCGGTCGCGGCGATGGTCTCGACCGGACCGCCGCCGCTGCGCTCGGAGCAGTTCCTCGCGCTGCTCGCGGCCGGTGTCCTCGAACCGGTCGGCCCGGGCGCCCGGTTCGGGGCGGATCCGGTCGAGGGGCGGTTCGTGGTGGAGTCGACGCAGGTGGAGAACTCCTGGGTGCCGCTGGACGTGGTCGTGGACGCCCGGGTGCCGGGCACGGACCTGGCCGCGGACCGGGACCCGCTGATCCGGTGCCTCATGGCGGACGGGGAGATCCGTACCTTCACCAACGCGGCCGACGGGGCGGAGGAGTTCGCCACCGGCGGCCTGGACTGCACCGACTCCCCGTTCCACCCGGTGCGGGTCGACGGCTCGGTGGACACCAGCACCCATGTCCTCGGCATCCCGAGCGAGTTCACCCGCTGGTTCACACAGGTGGGCAGCGGCCGGCCCGGGCGGTGGGGCTCGTTCACGCGGGACGCCGACGCCATCGCGGAGGCACTGGTGGGGGCCGCGGGGGTCGCGGAGGGCGACCGGTCGGGCCGCCCGGTGACCGGCTCCGCGGTGCTCGGGGGTATCGGGTGA
- a CDS encoding cupin domain-containing protein has product MPDVTVFRNVLRNGFDQTDLPWVPWTEPGRVGVEFVVLWGPDPDEDEDSASLLLRFPPGAHGDFHEHLGHELMLVLDGTLDHSDGRRFHRGDLVVEEPGTRHQMSSAEGCTVLAVRARPAAARTPGAGEITTGVGAAAGGA; this is encoded by the coding sequence ATGCCTGACGTGACCGTCTTCCGCAATGTGCTCCGCAACGGCTTCGACCAGACCGACCTGCCCTGGGTGCCGTGGACCGAACCCGGCCGCGTCGGCGTCGAGTTCGTCGTCCTCTGGGGTCCCGACCCGGACGAGGACGAGGACTCCGCCTCGCTGCTGCTGCGCTTCCCGCCCGGTGCGCACGGCGACTTCCACGAGCACCTCGGCCATGAGCTGATGCTCGTCCTCGACGGCACCCTCGACCACAGCGACGGGCGCCGCTTCCACCGCGGCGACCTCGTCGTCGAGGAGCCGGGCACCCGGCACCAGATGTCCAGCGCCGAAGGCTGCACCGTCCTCGCCGTCCGCGCCCGGCCGGCCGCCGCCCGCACCCCCGGGGCCGGCGAGATCACCACGGGCGTCGGCGCCGCGGCCGGCGGCGCCTGA
- a CDS encoding cobalamin B12-binding domain-containing protein: MTPSARPQPLRSSPEPSRRVLLTTGSSDAHTWNLVHLQLFLEEHGHSVLNLGPCVPEQLLVDTARMTSPDLVVLSSVNGHGHQDGLRAARALRADRKTRALPMVIGGLLGISPEGAATRTAELLDAGYDEVYADGTPPTALLRRLADLGGACTGRAAA, from the coding sequence ATGACCCCGTCCGCACGGCCCCAGCCCCTGCGCAGCAGTCCCGAGCCCTCCCGCCGGGTCCTGCTCACCACCGGTTCCTCCGACGCCCACACCTGGAACCTCGTCCACCTCCAGCTCTTCCTGGAGGAGCACGGGCACTCCGTGCTCAACCTGGGCCCCTGCGTCCCCGAGCAACTTCTCGTCGACACCGCCCGGATGACCAGCCCCGACCTCGTCGTCCTCTCCTCCGTCAACGGTCACGGCCACCAGGACGGACTGCGGGCCGCGCGCGCCCTGCGCGCCGACCGAAAGACCCGCGCCCTGCCCATGGTCATCGGCGGACTCCTCGGCATCTCCCCGGAGGGAGCCGCCACCCGCACCGCCGAACTCCTCGACGCCGGATACGACGAGGTGTACGCGGACGGCACCCCGCCCACCGCTCTGCTGCGCCGGCTGGCCGACCTCGGCGGCGCGTGTACCGGGCGGGCCGCGGCTTGA
- a CDS encoding sulfurtransferase, with amino-acid sequence MNRDRLLVSCEQIMEQLRNPEAGEENTVLVEITDGGSQLGRIPGSVRLDWTGDLQDPVRRDVIGPEAFADLLGRHGISADHTVVLLSGNNNWWAAAGYWQFTLYGHRELRILDGGRLRWEALGAPLTQDAPEREPVPYPVPAVDETIRARREDMLDHIGRHQILDVRSIEEYLGQSNTPPGVPEDLGVRCGHALSAEHIPWHTAVRPDGTFRDDVELAAAYAGVRTDAPTVVYCRVGWRSAHSWFVLSELLGLPDIRNYDGAWREFGSLIGAPIVNGPKPWGPDGIPSIVAQRDAASEVRAHA; translated from the coding sequence GTGAACCGAGACAGACTGCTCGTCAGCTGTGAGCAGATCATGGAACAGCTGCGCAACCCCGAGGCCGGGGAAGAGAACACGGTCCTCGTCGAGATCACCGACGGCGGCAGCCAGCTGGGCCGGATCCCCGGCTCGGTCCGTCTGGACTGGACCGGTGACCTCCAGGACCCGGTCCGCCGGGACGTCATCGGCCCCGAGGCCTTCGCCGACCTCCTCGGCCGGCACGGCATCTCCGCCGACCACACCGTCGTCCTCCTCAGCGGCAACAACAACTGGTGGGCGGCCGCCGGATACTGGCAGTTCACCCTGTACGGCCACCGGGAGCTGCGGATCCTCGACGGCGGCCGGCTCCGCTGGGAGGCGCTCGGCGCCCCCCTGACCCAGGACGCACCGGAGCGAGAGCCGGTCCCGTACCCCGTACCGGCCGTCGACGAGACGATCCGCGCCCGCCGCGAGGACATGCTCGACCACATCGGACGCCACCAGATCCTCGACGTCCGCTCCATCGAGGAGTACCTCGGGCAGAGCAACACCCCGCCCGGCGTGCCGGAGGACCTCGGCGTGCGCTGCGGCCACGCCCTCTCCGCCGAACACATCCCCTGGCACACCGCCGTCCGCCCCGACGGCACCTTCCGTGACGACGTGGAGCTGGCCGCCGCCTACGCCGGGGTCCGCACCGACGCCCCGACCGTCGTCTACTGCCGGGTCGGCTGGCGCTCCGCGCACAGCTGGTTCGTGCTCAGCGAGCTCCTCGGTCTGCCCGACATCCGCAACTACGACGGCGCCTGGCGCGAGTTCGGCTCGCTCATCGGCGCCCCCATCGTCAACGGGCCCAAGCCGTGGGGTCCCGACGGCATCCCGTCCATCGTCGCCCAGCGCGACGCCGCCTCGGAGGTCCGCGCCCATGCCTGA
- a CDS encoding acyl-CoA synthetase: MNGVSGTAAHEEYRAARDLLLRLRGDREAACAAFRWPRAEYFNWALDWFDVIAEGNDRPALELLGRPGPDGDVPVVDRVSFAELRSRSDVLATALRAHGVRRGDRVLILLGTRAELWETLLGCVKLGAIVVPGYQDLTAAEAADRIDRGGIRHVVSAPELVPLLDELSGAGSVPGVRVAVGGTDRAGWVPYPDTRRPGGPRFVPAGPTRAADPSFCYFTSGTTSLPKLVEHSHAGYGVGHLSSLYWSGLRPGDRHLNLSAPGWAKHSWSSFFVPWAAEATVLAPPDGGLPPAALPGALAAHRVTSFCAPPSAWRSLLPYVSGGTAAPRLREATAAGEPLTDETVRRIEAAWGVRVRDGYGQTEATALIGRAPGGTEPLAPLGHPLPGYRIVLRDPETGERGASGEVCVDLTERPPGLMRGYAGLPERTAEAFADGLYRTGDRGERCADGSIRLLGRMDEVFKSHGHRVSPMEIEAVLRTHPEVADAAVVPCADPEGGLAPYAVVELRPQRRELITDVHGRIGAELLALAAERLAPVFVPRGVEVVARLPRTRSGKVRRNALRPVAPTPH, translated from the coding sequence GTGAACGGCGTCTCCGGAACAGCCGCCCACGAGGAGTACCGGGCGGCGCGGGATCTGCTGCTGCGGCTCCGCGGCGACCGGGAGGCGGCCTGTGCCGCCTTCCGGTGGCCGCGTGCCGAGTACTTCAACTGGGCCCTCGACTGGTTCGACGTCATCGCCGAGGGCAACGACCGGCCGGCGCTGGAACTCCTGGGCCGGCCGGGCCCGGACGGCGACGTCCCCGTCGTCGACCGGGTCTCGTTCGCCGAACTCCGTTCCCGTTCCGATGTGTTGGCGACGGCACTGCGCGCGCACGGGGTCCGGCGCGGCGACCGCGTCCTGATTCTCCTCGGCACCCGCGCCGAGCTGTGGGAGACCCTGCTCGGCTGCGTCAAACTCGGCGCCATCGTCGTCCCCGGCTACCAGGACCTCACCGCCGCCGAGGCGGCCGACCGGATCGACCGGGGCGGCATCAGGCATGTGGTGAGCGCACCCGAACTCGTGCCTCTGCTCGACGAGTTGTCCGGAGCGGGCTCGGTGCCGGGGGTCCGGGTGGCCGTCGGCGGCACGGACCGGGCCGGCTGGGTCCCGTACCCCGACACCCGTCGTCCCGGAGGGCCCCGCTTCGTCCCGGCCGGGCCGACCCGCGCCGCAGACCCGTCGTTCTGCTACTTCACCTCCGGGACGACCTCGTTGCCCAAACTCGTCGAGCACAGCCACGCGGGATACGGCGTCGGGCACCTCTCCAGCCTGTACTGGAGCGGTCTGCGCCCCGGCGACCGGCACCTCAACCTCTCCGCCCCCGGCTGGGCCAAGCACTCCTGGTCCAGCTTCTTCGTGCCCTGGGCCGCGGAGGCGACCGTGCTCGCGCCCCCGGACGGCGGCCTCCCGCCGGCCGCGCTGCCGGGCGCCCTCGCCGCACATCGCGTCACCAGCTTCTGCGCGCCGCCCAGCGCCTGGCGGTCCCTGCTCCCGTACGTGAGCGGGGGCACGGCGGCACCGCGGCTGCGCGAGGCGACGGCGGCCGGAGAACCCCTGACCGACGAGACGGTGAGACGGATCGAGGCGGCGTGGGGCGTACGGGTCCGCGACGGCTATGGGCAGACGGAGGCGACCGCGCTCATCGGCCGCGCCCCCGGCGGCACGGAACCCCTCGCCCCGCTCGGGCACCCGCTCCCCGGCTACCGGATCGTGCTGCGCGACCCCGAGACGGGGGAGCGGGGGGCGTCGGGGGAGGTCTGCGTCGATCTGACGGAGCGTCCACCCGGGCTGATGCGCGGGTACGCGGGGCTGCCCGAGCGCACGGCGGAGGCGTTCGCCGACGGTCTGTACCGCACGGGCGACCGGGGCGAGCGGTGCGCGGACGGCTCGATCCGGCTGCTGGGACGGATGGACGAGGTCTTCAAGTCCCACGGCCACCGGGTGTCCCCGATGGAGATCGAGGCGGTGCTCCGCACCCACCCGGAGGTGGCCGACGCGGCGGTGGTGCCGTGCGCGGACCCGGAGGGCGGCCTCGCTCCGTACGCGGTCGTGGAACTCCGCCCGCAGAGGAGAGAGTTGATCACCGATGTGCACGGGCGCATCGGGGCGGAGCTGCTCGCGCTCGCCGCCGAGCGGCTCGCGCCGGTCTTCGTGCCGCGCGGGGTCGAGGTGGTCGCGCGGCTCCCGCGCACCCGCTCCGGCAAGGTGCGCCGGAACGCACTGCGCCCGGTGGCACCCACCCCGCACTGA
- a CDS encoding right-handed parallel beta-helix repeat-containing protein, translated as MTMEAFPGRRAVVGGLAAVALALAGGVALPTAPASAAGSTTYVDCSRPAAGDGGQASPLNSIAQANGRTYAAGDTLAFASGTTCTGTLAPKGSGTANAPITLTSYGSGALPVIDGGGAPDAVSLINQDHWRISGLKLTNPAASLARRTGLRISATDGQAHRGFDIGGLVVDRVAGQTNKNSPTTDDFVQSAGIVTGASGTGSTLHDVHVHDNHISNTGGGGVKIRVGAMAVKGSGVLIEHNVIKDVGGDGIIASYADAPMIQYNNASGVGNGAYPFSGGNFAGIWVLGDHNPTIQKNAVYGITRMSVADSQAFDCDWGNTGTCLIQYNFSRDNIGGFFLDCDGCGTIGGAQQVIRYNISENDCRMSSVSAGRSALRMYNNVLYCTDKKFSITLPDESVVENNIWVGTTDSRLPTAAGISWLWNVFQGVPRPTANGIVGDPHFVNPGTGGDSLGSADGYKLRATSPALNNGSVIGGSGGLDYWGNPVSATTKPHRGAYNGPGM; from the coding sequence ATGACCATGGAGGCATTCCCGGGGCGGCGTGCGGTGGTCGGTGGGCTCGCCGCCGTCGCGCTCGCCCTCGCCGGCGGCGTCGCCCTCCCCACCGCGCCCGCCTCGGCCGCCGGGAGCACCACCTACGTGGACTGCTCACGCCCGGCCGCCGGCGACGGCGGTCAGGCCTCGCCGCTGAACAGCATCGCCCAGGCCAACGGGCGGACGTACGCGGCCGGGGACACCCTCGCCTTCGCGTCCGGCACCACCTGCACCGGCACTCTCGCCCCCAAGGGCAGCGGAACCGCCAACGCCCCCATCACGCTGACCAGTTACGGCAGCGGCGCACTGCCCGTGATCGACGGCGGGGGCGCCCCGGACGCCGTCTCCCTGATCAATCAGGACCACTGGCGGATCAGCGGCCTGAAGCTGACCAACCCCGCCGCCTCCCTCGCCCGTCGTACCGGACTGCGGATCTCCGCGACCGACGGACAGGCGCACCGGGGCTTCGACATCGGCGGTCTGGTCGTCGACCGGGTCGCCGGCCAGACGAACAAGAACAGCCCGACCACCGATGACTTCGTCCAGTCCGCCGGCATCGTCACGGGGGCGAGCGGCACCGGCTCCACCCTTCACGACGTCCACGTCCACGACAACCACATCAGCAACACCGGCGGCGGCGGCGTCAAGATCCGTGTCGGCGCCATGGCGGTCAAGGGCTCCGGGGTCCTGATCGAGCACAACGTCATCAAGGACGTCGGCGGCGACGGCATCATCGCCAGCTACGCCGACGCTCCGATGATCCAGTACAACAACGCCTCCGGCGTCGGCAACGGCGCGTACCCCTTCTCCGGCGGCAACTTCGCCGGCATCTGGGTGCTCGGCGACCACAACCCGACCATCCAGAAGAACGCGGTGTACGGGATCACCAGGATGTCCGTGGCCGACAGCCAGGCCTTCGACTGCGACTGGGGCAACACCGGCACCTGCCTGATCCAGTACAACTTCAGCCGCGACAACATCGGCGGCTTCTTCCTCGACTGCGACGGGTGCGGCACCATCGGCGGCGCCCAGCAGGTCATCCGCTACAACATCTCGGAGAACGACTGCCGGATGAGCAGCGTCAGCGCGGGCCGGTCCGCGCTGCGCATGTACAACAACGTCCTCTACTGCACCGACAAGAAGTTCAGCATCACCCTCCCCGACGAGAGCGTCGTCGAGAACAACATCTGGGTGGGCACCACCGACTCCCGGCTGCCGACGGCCGCGGGCATCTCCTGGCTCTGGAACGTCTTCCAGGGCGTGCCGAGGCCCACGGCCAACGGCATCGTGGGCGACCCGCACTTCGTGAACCCGGGCACGGGCGGAGACTCGCTCGGCTCCGCCGACGGGTACAAACTGCGCGCCACGTCGCCCGCGCTGAACAACGGATCCGTGATCGGCGGCAGCGGGGGCCTCGACTACTGGGGGAACCCGGTGTCGGCGACCACCAAGCCGCACCGCGGTGCCTACAACGGCCCCGGCATGTAG
- a CDS encoding LysR family transcriptional regulator, with protein sequence MDIDARTLRTFREVTLTGSFTQAARRLGYSQSSVTAQMRALERQVGEPVFERLPNGVRLTHAGTVLCDYARQILTLVGEMETALRRPAANPPRLTVGIVPALAYGQQLARVTHIGRRLLSGVQLALRVMGTAEVHDAFRAGAIDGALVLTVVDAEDPVVQLADQLHTERSDELTEVRLQEVEFIPVTSVGHRRGNLGRQVVIADPDCPSQRWLPEFLRLRCDSPPEIHELGSMAGVRAATQSGLGCAMLPMALAASHQEAGGLRPLPGVPRMRWNASLVLGRSDTRPALDWQNLTETLRQATALSCAVHPGEPGPASPVDVLGDAAPALDPDPSIAS encoded by the coding sequence GTGGACATCGACGCAAGAACCCTTCGGACCTTCCGCGAGGTGACCCTGACCGGGTCCTTCACCCAGGCGGCGCGACGCCTCGGGTACTCGCAGTCCAGCGTCACGGCACAGATGCGTGCCCTGGAGAGGCAGGTCGGCGAGCCCGTCTTCGAACGGCTCCCCAACGGCGTCCGGCTCACCCACGCCGGCACCGTCCTGTGCGACTACGCGCGCCAGATCCTCACCCTCGTCGGTGAGATGGAGACCGCCCTGCGCCGGCCCGCGGCCAACCCGCCCCGGCTGACTGTGGGCATCGTCCCCGCCCTCGCGTACGGGCAACAGCTCGCCCGGGTCACCCACATCGGGCGACGGCTCCTCTCCGGCGTCCAACTCGCCTTGCGCGTCATGGGAACCGCCGAGGTCCACGACGCCTTCCGGGCCGGCGCGATCGACGGCGCCCTCGTCCTCACCGTCGTCGACGCCGAGGACCCCGTGGTCCAGCTCGCCGACCAGCTGCACACCGAGCGCTCCGACGAACTGACCGAAGTACGCCTCCAGGAAGTCGAGTTCATCCCCGTCACCAGCGTCGGCCACCGACGCGGCAACCTCGGCCGCCAGGTCGTCATCGCCGACCCCGACTGTCCCTCCCAGCGTTGGCTCCCCGAGTTCCTCCGGCTGCGCTGCGACAGCCCGCCCGAGATACACGAACTCGGATCCATGGCGGGCGTCCGCGCCGCCACCCAGTCCGGCCTCGGCTGCGCGATGCTCCCCATGGCCCTCGCCGCCTCGCACCAGGAGGCCGGGGGACTGAGACCGCTCCCCGGTGTGCCCCGGATGCGCTGGAACGCCTCCCTCGTCCTCGGCCGCTCCGACACCCGGCCCGCCCTCGACTGGCAGAACCTGACCGAGACCCTCCGCCAGGCCACCGCCCTCTCCTGTGCGGTCCACCCCGGCGAGCCCGGCCCCGCGAGCCCGGTCGACGTCCTCGGCGACGCGGCCCCGGCCCTCGACCCGGACCCGAGCATCGCCTCGTAA
- a CDS encoding carboxymuconolactone decarboxylase family protein, with protein sequence MPRLPQLTVETANEEQRELLEGTLKQLGKLPNLYAALANGPAALRGYLAMREALVGGSFSARQREQLALFIAQHNDCTYCVSAHTLRGGKVGLSEQELLDTRHGSDAGDPHMDQVLRFAGAVMATGGRVTDASLADARAAGVTDAEIAEIVGHVALNVLSNFFNHVAQPDLDFPLVPAQLAE encoded by the coding sequence ATGCCCCGCCTGCCCCAACTGACCGTAGAGACCGCCAACGAGGAGCAGCGTGAGCTGCTCGAAGGCACCCTCAAGCAGCTCGGCAAGCTGCCCAACCTGTATGCCGCGCTGGCCAACGGCCCCGCCGCCCTCCGCGGTTACCTCGCCATGCGCGAGGCCCTCGTCGGCGGCAGCTTCAGCGCCCGGCAGCGCGAGCAGCTCGCGCTCTTCATCGCGCAGCACAACGACTGCACCTACTGCGTCTCCGCGCACACCCTGCGCGGCGGCAAGGTCGGCCTGAGCGAGCAGGAGCTGCTCGACACCCGCCACGGCAGCGACGCCGGCGACCCGCACATGGACCAGGTGCTCCGCTTCGCCGGTGCCGTCATGGCCACCGGCGGCCGTGTCACCGACGCCTCCCTCGCCGACGCCCGCGCCGCCGGCGTGACCGACGCCGAGATCGCGGAGATCGTCGGCCACGTCGCGCTCAACGTGCTGTCGAACTTCTTCAATCACGTTGCGCAGCCGGACTTGGACTTTCCGTTGGTCCCGGCGCAGCTCGCCGAGTAG